From Micromonospora rifamycinica, a single genomic window includes:
- a CDS encoding phosphotransferase family protein: MSRTVRLVLVDGTGRTLGALPDFTVPVPWWQDTVEVVAGARAAYGTEVAVLRLLPGQQGEPPGGHVGYLAEAVGPVGVPLLPAEAVEPAAHPLRAPYAQPGGPAASLAWAAGQLDRLGRPATGAAQQRTWNLSAIWRLDGPHGISWLKQVPSFFRHEAAVLRLLADDPDTPTLLAADDEGRMLLDHVAGEDRYGADAAERTAIAAVHHALQLRAVPTVDRLAAAGVPDLRGVALARWLRTMLAPHPAADRQLAAVETRLAEVSRCGLPDTLVHGDLHPGNVRADGRRRTVIDWGDSFVGHPAFDVLRLTEQLPAGPAAAVLADWCARWRSDVPGCRPERAVALLRPVAWLRMAAVYAMFLAGIEPSERVYHAKDVPANLARAAAEPG, from the coding sequence ATGTCCCGCACCGTGCGCCTTGTCCTGGTCGACGGCACCGGACGGACGCTGGGCGCGCTGCCCGACTTCACCGTGCCGGTGCCCTGGTGGCAGGACACGGTCGAGGTCGTCGCCGGCGCCCGCGCGGCCTACGGCACCGAGGTGGCCGTGCTGCGGCTGCTCCCCGGGCAGCAGGGCGAGCCGCCCGGGGGCCACGTCGGCTACCTGGCGGAGGCCGTCGGGCCGGTGGGCGTACCGCTGCTGCCGGCGGAGGCGGTGGAGCCGGCGGCGCATCCGTTGCGGGCGCCCTACGCGCAGCCGGGCGGGCCGGCGGCGAGCCTGGCCTGGGCCGCCGGGCAGCTCGACCGGCTGGGTCGGCCGGCGACCGGGGCGGCCCAGCAGCGCACCTGGAACCTGTCGGCGATCTGGCGGCTCGACGGGCCGCACGGCATCAGCTGGCTCAAGCAGGTGCCGTCCTTCTTCCGGCACGAGGCGGCGGTGCTGCGGCTGCTGGCCGACGACCCGGACACGCCGACGCTGCTCGCCGCCGACGACGAGGGCCGGATGCTGCTCGACCACGTGGCGGGGGAGGACCGCTACGGCGCCGACGCCGCCGAACGCACCGCGATCGCCGCCGTCCACCATGCCCTCCAGCTACGCGCCGTGCCCACTGTCGACCGGCTGGCTGCCGCCGGGGTGCCGGACCTGCGCGGTGTCGCCCTGGCCCGGTGGCTCCGCACCATGCTCGCCCCGCACCCCGCCGCCGACCGGCAGCTCGCCGCCGTCGAGACGCGGCTCGCCGAGGTGTCCCGGTGCGGGCTGCCGGACACCCTCGTGCACGGCGACCTGCACCCCGGCAACGTCCGCGCCGACGGGCGGCGGCGGACCGTCATCGACTGGGGTGACTCGTTCGTCGGGCACCCGGCGTTCGACGTCCTCCGGCTGACCGAGCAGCTGCCCGCCGGGCCCGCCGCCGCCGTGCTCGCCGACTGGTGCGCCCGCTGGCGCTCCGACGTGCCCGGCTGCCGACCGGAGCGGGCGGTGGCGCTGCTGCGGCCGGTGGCCTGGCTGCGGATGGCGGCCGTGTACGCGATGTTCCTCGCCGGGATCGAGCCGAGCGAACGGGTCTACCACGCCAAGGACGTGCCGGCCAACCTGGCGCGGGCGGCGGCCGAGCCGGGGTGA
- a CDS encoding TetR/AcrR family transcriptional regulator has translation MDASGLTGAPAERPGGRSDGRAGTVWLRDEPARNRRATPLTRERIVTAAVALLDRHCVDGLTMRRLAERLGVTPTALYWHVTTKEDVLDLAVDQIFGEVPLPTENAAVTDNPTESAVVTDDPTGDPSVAAGTDWRDDVRTLTAGWRAAMLRHPWAPSLIGRPMLGPHVLARTEFLQSALVRAGFTGVHLAVMTRLVANYVIGAALTEATWHQTNDPRVRAEARRHLEANAAAYPTLTASGHLDDAQWSDDDLFLRGLDAILATHPGALTAPAPVR, from the coding sequence GTGGACGCGAGTGGATTGACCGGGGCACCCGCCGAGCGGCCGGGCGGCCGCTCCGACGGCAGGGCCGGCACGGTGTGGCTGCGCGACGAGCCGGCCCGCAACCGCCGGGCCACCCCGCTGACCCGGGAGCGCATCGTGACGGCGGCCGTGGCCCTGCTCGACCGGCACTGTGTCGACGGGCTGACCATGCGTCGGCTGGCGGAACGTCTCGGGGTAACCCCGACGGCCCTCTACTGGCACGTGACCACGAAGGAGGACGTCCTCGACCTGGCCGTCGACCAGATCTTCGGCGAGGTGCCGCTGCCGACCGAGAACGCGGCGGTCACCGATAACCCGACCGAGAGCGCGGTGGTCACCGATGACCCGACCGGGGATCCGTCGGTCGCCGCCGGCACCGACTGGCGCGACGACGTCCGCACGCTGACCGCCGGCTGGCGGGCGGCCATGCTCCGCCACCCCTGGGCGCCCAGCCTGATCGGTCGACCCATGCTCGGCCCGCACGTCCTCGCCCGTACAGAGTTCCTCCAGTCGGCGCTGGTCCGCGCCGGGTTCACCGGCGTCCACCTGGCCGTGATGACCCGGCTGGTGGCCAACTACGTGATCGGCGCGGCGCTCACCGAGGCCACCTGGCACCAGACGAACGACCCCCGGGTACGTGCCGAGGCCCGCCGGCACCTGGAGGCGAACGCCGCCGCCTATCCAACCCTCACCGCCTCCGGCCACCTCGACGACGCACAGTGGAGCGACGACGACCTCTTCCTCCGGGGCCTCGACGCCATCCTCGCCACCCACCCGGGTGCGCTGACCGCTCCCGCCCCGGTCCGCTGA
- the yidD gene encoding membrane protein insertion efficiency factor YidD: MYGVIHFKRKQRRKKRDWCDADCDVCDCDGLPCCDFGLFSFLLTLGATTARVSRAPAVDRAGRAAILGYRRWLSHRWPGRCRYTPTCSAYGLTAVERYGLAVGGRMAADRLRRCTPGVPHGTHDPVR; this comes from the coding sequence ATGTACGGCGTGATCCATTTCAAGCGTAAGCAGCGCCGGAAGAAGCGCGACTGGTGCGACGCCGACTGCGACGTCTGTGACTGTGACGGTCTGCCCTGCTGCGACTTCGGCCTGTTCTCGTTCCTACTCACCCTCGGTGCGACCACCGCCCGGGTCAGCCGCGCGCCGGCGGTGGACCGGGCCGGCCGGGCGGCGATCCTCGGTTACCGGCGGTGGTTGTCGCACCGCTGGCCGGGCCGGTGCCGCTACACCCCGACGTGCAGCGCCTACGGCCTGACCGCCGTCGAGCGGTACGGCCTGGCCGTCGGTGGCCGGATGGCGGCGGACCGGCTGCGCCGCTGCACGCCGGGCGTCCCGCACGGCACCCACGACCCGGTCCGCTGA